A genomic region of Paenibacillus sp. PL2-23 contains the following coding sequences:
- a CDS encoding response regulator transcription factor produces MSKRKVLVVEDDQAIAELERDFLEVHGYEVTLRADGRQALEEALEQPYDLIILDVMLPGMDGFELLRRIRETRFIPVLMVSARKEDIDKIRGLGLGADDYVTKPFSPSELVARVKAHLERYDRLTGVAGGAGHSHVRKSRELNIRELAIQVDARRVTLGGAEVALTAKEFDLLLFLAENPDRVYSKDALLDRVWGIDHYGDAATVTVHVGKIRDKIQKDPAGHQYIETVWGAGYRFKV; encoded by the coding sequence ATGTCGAAGCGGAAGGTATTAGTCGTTGAGGACGATCAAGCGATCGCCGAGCTGGAGCGTGATTTCCTGGAGGTGCATGGCTATGAGGTGACTCTTCGGGCAGACGGCCGTCAAGCGCTGGAGGAGGCGCTGGAGCAGCCATATGATCTCATCATTCTGGATGTGATGCTGCCGGGCATGGATGGCTTCGAGCTCTTGCGGCGCATTCGGGAGACCCGGTTTATTCCCGTGCTGATGGTGTCCGCTCGCAAGGAGGATATCGACAAGATCCGAGGCCTTGGCTTGGGGGCGGACGATTATGTGACGAAGCCGTTCAGCCCTTCAGAGCTCGTGGCGCGGGTGAAGGCGCATCTCGAACGATATGACCGATTGACCGGTGTCGCTGGGGGCGCCGGTCATTCGCATGTACGGAAGTCGCGTGAGCTGAACATTCGCGAGCTCGCGATCCAGGTCGATGCCAGACGGGTAACGCTGGGCGGGGCGGAGGTTGCGCTGACAGCGAAGGAGTTCGACCTGCTGCTGTTCCTCGCGGAGAACCCGGATCGGGTCTACTCCAAGGATGCGCTGCTGGACCGGGTCTGGGGGATTGACCATTATGGCGATGCCGCCACGGTCACGGTGCATGTGGGGAAGATCCGCGACAAGATTCAGAAGGACCCGGCGGGGCACCAGTATATTGAGACCGTCTGGGGAGCAGGCTACCGGTTCAAGGTGTAA
- a CDS encoding tetratricopeptide repeat protein — protein sequence MTSANKQRYRFSEAPIWDLQKSYYEGEGLRAWNSDQVPQYITCNPLIAGAYAEMIFGFLQDRAQKGNGSEPVYVVELGAGVGRFAFQVLHELSRLIDYAGITLPPYKYIMTDLAMNNVLGWQKHPALQAFIAQGVLDFARFDAVQDSELSLVVSGVTIGEGVIQEPLIVVANYLFDSLPHELLYIGEGQVYETDVWIEFPDQWETLKPSEALHQLSMHYEHRRAPEYEQESYPYRDVIAEYQQELEDSHILFPTAGLACLDRLNQLSQAGFLLLTADKGDHLLESFKYAEPPELILHGSFSLTANYHAFQYVLDQRGALSLFPPHHYHYINVACIINVDKPMDCLQTRLAYRRFIERFGPDEFITLKEWIDPGIDRMDLQQLLSFWRLGGYDSEFFLQSTKRISSLLVDANEEEKQDLLQGIERMWSSYYTLSHRYDLALDAGLILFEMEMYRESRRFLEISVQEDQEEIVSTVYYCLAICCFELDEEDDAIRYTQELLKLEPDHEAALALLRSTGISV from the coding sequence ATGACGAGTGCCAACAAACAGCGTTACCGTTTCAGCGAAGCACCCATATGGGATTTACAGAAAAGCTATTATGAAGGGGAGGGGCTGCGGGCGTGGAACAGCGACCAGGTCCCTCAATACATAACCTGCAATCCGCTTATCGCGGGTGCCTATGCCGAAATGATATTCGGTTTTCTTCAGGATCGGGCTCAGAAGGGAAACGGCTCGGAGCCTGTGTATGTGGTGGAGCTTGGAGCTGGCGTGGGGCGGTTTGCCTTCCAGGTGCTGCATGAGCTGTCCCGGCTGATCGATTATGCGGGAATTACGCTGCCACCGTACAAATACATCATGACGGACCTCGCTATGAACAATGTGCTGGGATGGCAGAAGCATCCGGCCCTGCAAGCTTTTATAGCCCAGGGAGTACTCGACTTTGCAAGATTCGATGCCGTTCAGGACTCGGAGCTAAGCCTGGTCGTATCGGGCGTCACCATCGGTGAAGGAGTCATACAGGAGCCGTTAATCGTTGTGGCGAACTACCTATTCGACAGCCTTCCTCATGAGCTGCTGTATATCGGAGAGGGGCAAGTGTATGAAACGGATGTTTGGATCGAGTTCCCCGACCAGTGGGAAACGCTGAAGCCATCGGAGGCACTTCACCAATTATCCATGCATTACGAGCATCGCCGGGCCCCGGAGTACGAGCAGGAGAGCTATCCCTATCGGGATGTGATTGCGGAGTACCAGCAGGAGCTGGAGGATTCCCATATTCTATTCCCAACCGCCGGCTTAGCATGCTTGGACAGGCTGAATCAATTGTCTCAGGCGGGCTTCCTGTTGCTGACGGCCGACAAGGGCGATCATTTGCTTGAGAGCTTCAAATATGCGGAGCCTCCTGAGCTGATTCTTCATGGCAGCTTTTCGCTAACGGCGAACTATCATGCCTTTCAGTATGTTCTGGATCAGCGCGGTGCGCTCTCCTTGTTCCCGCCGCATCATTACCATTATATTAATGTGGCCTGCATCATTAACGTGGACAAGCCGATGGATTGTCTGCAAACCCGGTTAGCATACCGCCGGTTTATCGAGCGCTTCGGTCCGGATGAGTTTATTACCTTGAAGGAATGGATAGATCCTGGGATCGACCGTATGGACTTGCAGCAGCTCTTGAGCTTCTGGCGTCTGGGCGGCTATGACTCCGAATTTTTCCTTCAAAGCACGAAGCGGATTTCCAGCTTGCTGGTGGATGCGAATGAAGAAGAGAAGCAGGATCTTCTACAGGGCATTGAGCGAATGTGGTCCTCGTATTATACCTTGTCGCACCGTTATGATCTCGCGCTGGATGCCGGTCTCATCTTGTTCGAGATGGAGATGTATCGGGAGTCCAGACGGTTCTTGGAGATATCGGTGCAGGAGGACCAGGAGGAGATCGTCTCCACCGTCTATTATTGTCTGGCCATCTGTTGCTTCGAGCTGGACGAGGAAGACGACGCCATACGTTACACACAAGAATTGCTGAAGCTGGAGCCGGACCATGAAGCCGCGTTGGCGTTGCTCCGCAGCACCGGTATATCGGTGTAG
- a CDS encoding metalloregulator ArsR/SmtB family transcription factor, which produces METPDTTQLETIVHRQLRECSPIFLALADPVRQDIIMMLTKHDSLNVAQIVERSPMSRSAISHHLKILKQAKLLHATKVATEIFYSLDIEGPVLQLKDFLATTDRIIEMKSEGAE; this is translated from the coding sequence ATGGAAACCCCTGACACGACTCAACTGGAGACAATCGTCCATCGGCAGCTGCGGGAATGCAGTCCGATCTTCCTCGCTTTGGCTGACCCGGTCCGACAAGATATTATCATGATGCTGACGAAGCACGATTCGCTTAACGTCGCCCAGATCGTCGAACGATCACCGATGTCCCGATCGGCCATATCCCACCATCTCAAAATATTAAAGCAAGCCAAGCTACTCCATGCCACCAAAGTGGCCACCGAGATTTTCTACAGCCTGGATATCGAGGGTCCGGTGCTGCAATTGAAGGATTTCCTTGCAACGACGGATCGCATTATCGAAATGAAGAGCGAAGGGGCCGAATAA
- a CDS encoding ATP-binding protein, translating into MPCGYISLSLDGVILSINDQLLRWMAADRVHTEGCHVNTILTDSSKLFYHMYLFPMLKLRGKVEEMYLTLKAGDGAEVPVLLNGVCREREGVMVNECILMRTVNRHKLEHEYLLAKKAAEQAKQSIVETASDAIILTDRHMKIVSWNRAAEALFSYSEQEATGQDLELFIPEQLKESYHEAVERLREQGQSMTMGQMAEWSGLRKDGTQFPAEMSLNCWQVNGEYYWSAIIRDLTERKRTQQLLLNSEKLSIAGQLAAGIAHEIRNPLTAIKGFHQLMEAEGNGKPYYFQILRDEMNRIELILNELLLLAKPQAMQLKQVDIRALLEQVSTLMDSQINLHNIHVEIKCEQDVPAFIPCDENQMKQIFINFLKNAIEAMPGGGQVIITLAKQDEGSLLIRIMDTGEGIPEDKLKRIGEPFFTTKEKGTGLGFMVCRKIVEDHQGSLQLFSTRNEGTTVEVVLPFDYEENRHIVR; encoded by the coding sequence TTGCCCTGCGGTTATATATCCCTGTCTCTGGATGGAGTCATCCTGTCGATTAATGATCAGCTGCTGAGGTGGATGGCTGCAGATCGCGTCCATACGGAGGGCTGTCACGTAAACACGATCTTAACGGATTCTAGCAAGCTATTCTATCATATGTATCTCTTCCCCATGCTGAAGCTGCGCGGCAAGGTGGAGGAAATGTATTTGACCTTGAAGGCCGGGGACGGAGCGGAGGTGCCCGTCCTGCTGAACGGAGTATGCCGCGAACGGGAAGGCGTCATGGTCAACGAATGTATTCTGATGCGAACGGTGAACAGGCACAAGCTGGAGCATGAATATCTTCTTGCCAAGAAAGCGGCGGAGCAGGCGAAGCAGTCGATTGTCGAAACGGCTAGCGACGCGATTATATTGACTGATCGCCATATGAAGATTGTGTCGTGGAACAGGGCGGCAGAAGCGCTCTTCAGCTACAGCGAGCAGGAAGCCACGGGACAAGATTTGGAGCTATTCATCCCAGAGCAGCTCAAGGAGAGTTACCATGAGGCCGTAGAGCGTCTTCGAGAGCAGGGACAATCCATGACAATGGGCCAAATGGCGGAATGGAGCGGGCTGCGCAAGGACGGAACGCAGTTCCCTGCGGAAATGTCTCTTAACTGCTGGCAAGTGAATGGCGAGTACTATTGGAGCGCTATTATACGCGATCTGACAGAGCGGAAGCGAACCCAGCAGCTGCTCCTGAATTCCGAGAAGCTAAGCATCGCGGGCCAGCTTGCGGCAGGCATCGCCCATGAAATTCGCAATCCGTTAACGGCGATTAAGGGCTTCCATCAGTTAATGGAAGCAGAGGGCAACGGAAAGCCGTATTATTTTCAAATATTGAGAGACGAAATGAATCGCATTGAATTGATATTGAATGAGCTGCTGCTGCTAGCCAAGCCGCAGGCTATGCAATTGAAGCAAGTGGACATCAGAGCGTTGCTGGAGCAGGTGTCCACCCTTATGGATTCACAGATTAATCTGCATAACATTCATGTCGAAATCAAGTGCGAGCAGGATGTGCCGGCCTTCATTCCATGCGATGAGAATCAAATGAAGCAGATCTTTATTAACTTCCTCAAAAATGCGATAGAAGCGATGCCGGGAGGAGGCCAGGTTATCATCACGCTCGCCAAGCAAGATGAGGGCAGCCTTCTCATCCGCATTATGGACACAGGGGAGGGCATTCCCGAGGATAAGCTGAAGAGAATTGGGGAGCCGTTCTTTACAACCAAAGAGAAGGGTACGGGATTAGGCTTCATGGTCTGTCGTAAAATCGTAGAGGATCATCAAGGCTCGCTGCAACTATTCAGCACACGGAACGAAGGAACGACGGTTGAGGTCGTTCTGCCATTTGACTATGAGGAGAATCGGCATATCGTCCGCTAA
- a CDS encoding YheC/YheD family protein has product MQYRILRGKSALAGRLPATQLLHDKALTSMLRHYQSVVLKPRDGRYGRNIVFVTRTGGNTYRMQNERNVVTLNSLHPLLKWLLRKKNKGRRYIVQRRLQLAQIGHRPFDIRIMAQRKKGSSSPWRVTGSYAKVAAQGYLVTNVARRTIPVLEALQAAHIGNRDLLAEAERIALMAAKRLGERYPKLRQVGFDIGIDKRRRIWIIEGNYRPDLRPFRLLKDTSMYHTIMRYKKH; this is encoded by the coding sequence ATGCAATATCGCATCCTTCGAGGCAAGTCCGCTCTCGCCGGACGGCTGCCCGCAACACAGTTGCTCCATGATAAAGCTTTAACGTCGATGCTGCGACACTACCAAAGCGTTGTACTAAAGCCTCGCGACGGGCGATACGGAAGGAATATCGTGTTCGTCACCCGGACCGGAGGGAACACCTATCGCATGCAAAACGAAAGAAATGTGGTCACCCTGAACAGCCTCCATCCATTACTAAAGTGGCTCCTCCGCAAAAAAAACAAAGGTCGCCGCTATATCGTCCAGAGGCGTCTGCAGCTGGCTCAAATCGGGCACAGACCGTTCGACATTCGAATCATGGCTCAGCGAAAAAAAGGCTCCTCGTCCCCGTGGCGCGTGACGGGCTCCTACGCCAAAGTTGCAGCCCAAGGCTACCTGGTTACCAATGTGGCCCGCCGTACCATACCCGTATTGGAGGCGCTTCAAGCCGCTCACATCGGAAACCGGGACTTGCTGGCGGAAGCGGAGCGTATCGCGCTGATGGCTGCCAAGCGCCTTGGCGAGCGCTACCCCAAGCTTCGGCAGGTCGGCTTCGATATTGGCATCGACAAGAGGCGGCGAATCTGGATCATTGAGGGCAACTATCGACCGGACTTGCGCCCCTTCCGGCTCCTGAAAGACACCTCCATGTATCACACCATTATGAGGTACAAGAAGCATTAA
- a CDS encoding lactoylglutathione lyase family protein: MTYPRAFSHIGLSVTNVDQAVKFYQNVMGWYVVMEPSEVKEEHDTAIGQMCIDVFGQGWQTFRIAHMVTSDGIGIELFEFPNSERPKDNFEYWKSGVFHFCVQDPDIEGLVKKIVENGGKQRMPIREYYPNEKPYRMCYVEDPFGIIFEVYSHSYEVTYSSGAY, from the coding sequence ATAACTTATCCAAGAGCATTTTCACACATAGGTTTATCCGTTACTAATGTTGATCAAGCGGTGAAATTTTATCAAAACGTTATGGGCTGGTATGTGGTGATGGAACCGTCAGAGGTAAAAGAGGAACACGATACAGCGATAGGGCAAATGTGTATCGACGTATTCGGCCAGGGATGGCAAACCTTCCGTATCGCACATATGGTAACATCCGATGGAATCGGAATAGAGCTATTTGAATTTCCTAATAGCGAAAGGCCAAAAGATAATTTTGAATACTGGAAGTCAGGAGTGTTCCACTTCTGTGTTCAGGATCCAGATATCGAAGGGTTGGTAAAGAAAATAGTAGAAAACGGCGGAAAGCAGAGGATGCCTATTAGAGAATATTATCCCAATGAAAAGCCTTATCGAATGTGCTATGTAGAAGATCCATTCGGCATCATATTCGAAGTATATAGCCATAGCTATGAAGTGACCTATTCTTCAGGAGCTTACTAA
- a CDS encoding HAMP domain-containing sensor histidine kinase, whose product MSIRLKLMLTYLFGIILTAMIVAITGIGIVTAVLSYLASGIVKEQTAHEAFSRGIDLFVDLRYAERYAPEELTSPEFSASIGDRLQPFGGFLVVRQGEQWDSYGALSEGEAFLSQLRQDVSTAQSKQEDLFVVSAWEERELLAVTYDFPGIDDPLTYYLIADVTTAESKTNSFEIFVLLGIAILVGIILVPLLWITTRDIIRPLRQLEQGSRRIAEGDLNFRLESKARNEVGSVIRSYEKMRSELQRSIEAQLALEENRKELISNISHDLKTPLTSIKGYVEGIRVGIADDPEKLKKYIDVIYAKALDMDRMIDDLFLLSKLDLEQERFHMETVPLESFYRQMMTELQLEVESAGVRLTGEYEAGQDDTVTMDVQKMRRVLLNLVGNSVKFMDKQEPHIHVYIGRQSGNWILAVTDNGPGMRPDEQERIFDRFYRADAFRNQNVAGSGLGLAIVKQIVAYHGGTIHARSEQGQSMTVMISIPLIRDNNEAGRAGDVEAEGISR is encoded by the coding sequence ATGTCCATTCGATTGAAGCTCATGTTAACCTATTTATTCGGCATTATCCTGACGGCGATGATCGTGGCCATTACCGGGATCGGCATTGTGACGGCGGTTCTCTCGTATCTCGCAAGCGGAATCGTGAAGGAGCAGACCGCGCATGAAGCGTTCTCCCGTGGCATCGATCTGTTCGTGGACCTGCGCTATGCGGAGCGGTATGCGCCAGAGGAGCTGACGTCTCCCGAATTCTCAGCCTCCATCGGGGATCGGCTGCAGCCATTCGGGGGCTTCCTTGTCGTTCGGCAAGGCGAGCAATGGGACAGCTACGGCGCGCTTAGCGAAGGGGAGGCGTTCTTGAGTCAGCTGCGGCAGGATGTGTCCACGGCTCAGTCGAAGCAAGAAGACTTATTCGTCGTTAGCGCGTGGGAGGAACGCGAGCTGCTTGCCGTGACTTACGACTTCCCTGGCATCGACGATCCCTTAACCTATTACTTGATCGCCGACGTGACGACGGCAGAGTCCAAGACGAACTCCTTCGAGATATTTGTGCTGCTCGGCATCGCGATTCTAGTCGGCATTATTCTCGTTCCACTGCTCTGGATTACGACGAGGGATATTATTAGACCGCTGCGACAGCTGGAACAGGGCTCCCGGCGTATTGCGGAAGGGGACCTGAACTTCCGTCTGGAATCCAAGGCGCGCAACGAGGTGGGGAGCGTCATTCGCTCGTATGAGAAGATGCGCAGCGAGCTGCAGCGATCGATTGAAGCACAGCTGGCGTTGGAGGAGAACCGCAAGGAGCTGATCTCGAATATTTCCCATGATTTGAAGACGCCGCTGACCTCGATCAAGGGTTACGTGGAGGGAATTCGGGTAGGCATCGCGGACGATCCGGAGAAGCTGAAAAAATATATTGACGTCATCTACGCGAAGGCGCTCGATATGGACCGAATGATCGATGATCTGTTCCTGTTGTCGAAGCTGGATCTTGAGCAGGAGCGGTTCCATATGGAGACGGTACCGCTGGAGTCGTTCTATCGGCAGATGATGACCGAGCTGCAGCTGGAGGTCGAGAGCGCGGGCGTGCGTCTGACAGGCGAATATGAGGCGGGCCAAGACGATACGGTGACGATGGATGTCCAGAAGATGAGACGCGTCCTGTTAAACCTTGTTGGCAATTCGGTGAAATTCATGGATAAGCAGGAGCCCCACATCCACGTATATATCGGGCGGCAGTCGGGCAATTGGATATTAGCGGTGACAGATAACGGACCGGGGATGAGACCGGATGAGCAGGAGCGGATCTTCGATCGGTTCTACCGCGCGGATGCGTTCCGCAATCAGAACGTGGCCGGCTCAGGGTTAGGGCTTGCTATTGTGAAGCAGATTGTTGCGTATCATGGCGGCACTATCCATGCGCGGAGCGAGCAGGGCCAGTCCATGACGGTCATGATTAGCATCCCCTTGATACGGGATAACAACGAAGCGGGGAGAGCGGGAGATGTCGAAGCGGAAGGTATTAGTCGTTGA
- a CDS encoding lipoate--protein ligase family protein, which produces MSHLPQKIEVLDRMNELGGSDPLYAFALDELLCRRAGQGGPALCHIWRHPQAFVLGSQDVRLPYAREAMEWLASHGWPVVVRNSGGAAVPLDGGVVNLSLICPNAGEGHAGYRYDFESMFMLISGALSGTGQVVQKGLIEGAYCPGDYDLSIHGRKFCGIAQRRQVHATIIQAFVVAEGSGSSRASFVRQFYDIASGGDHSLGHPLVDTQSTASLEELDALGPMGAFSFASAVKNVLASTGAAAYDASLLPNRQEIEDKIVSLRARYGEAGRS; this is translated from the coding sequence ATGAGCCATTTGCCGCAAAAGATAGAGGTCCTGGACCGCATGAATGAGCTGGGCGGTTCCGATCCGCTGTACGCCTTTGCGCTGGACGAGCTGCTTTGTCGGCGAGCAGGCCAAGGCGGCCCGGCGCTCTGTCATATATGGCGGCATCCGCAGGCATTTGTGCTGGGCTCGCAGGATGTTCGGCTGCCTTACGCGCGAGAGGCAATGGAGTGGCTGGCGTCTCACGGCTGGCCGGTCGTCGTGCGAAATTCCGGAGGAGCCGCGGTGCCTCTGGATGGCGGCGTGGTCAATCTGTCGCTTATCTGTCCCAACGCCGGCGAGGGTCATGCCGGTTATCGGTATGACTTCGAGTCCATGTTCATGCTGATTAGCGGAGCGCTGAGCGGTACAGGCCAGGTTGTCCAGAAGGGTCTCATTGAGGGGGCCTATTGCCCGGGAGATTACGATCTCAGCATCCATGGACGCAAGTTTTGCGGAATCGCGCAGAGACGCCAAGTGCATGCAACGATTATACAAGCATTTGTTGTGGCGGAAGGCTCGGGCAGCTCTCGGGCTTCATTCGTCCGGCAGTTCTACGATATCGCATCCGGCGGAGACCATTCGCTGGGGCATCCCCTGGTTGATACCCAAAGTACAGCCAGCCTGGAGGAGCTTGACGCTCTAGGACCCATGGGAGCCTTTTCGTTTGCCAGCGCGGTGAAGAACGTCCTGGCAAGCACGGGAGCAGCGGCTTACGATGCTTCGTTGCTTCCGAATCGGCAGGAAATAGAAGACAAGATCGTCTCCTTACGGGCTCGTTATGGTGAAGCTGGGCGCAGCTAG
- a CDS encoding alpha/beta hydrolase, which yields MERNHERLRRNDVNITGSGSKSILFAPGFGCDQRVWRYVTPAFEQEYRIITFDYVGAGKSDLRYYDPIRYSGLAGYAQDVLDVIDALELQKVTFVGHSVSGMIGLLASIQDPRPFDSLIMLGPSPCYLNDPPHYAGGFDRSALEGLIELMEKNYIQWASMLAPIIMQNPDRPHLAEELEESFCSTDPVIAGNFARATFFSDNRQDLPKATVPSLILQCAEDAIAPRQVGEYMHRHMPGSDIQFMQATGHCPHLSHPEETAALIKDYLRKLHR from the coding sequence GTGGAGCGCAACCACGAACGATTAAGGCGGAACGACGTCAACATAACAGGCTCCGGGAGCAAGTCCATACTATTCGCGCCTGGCTTTGGCTGTGACCAGAGGGTGTGGAGGTATGTGACGCCCGCCTTTGAGCAGGAATATCGGATTATTACTTTCGATTACGTAGGGGCAGGCAAGAGCGACCTGCGATACTATGACCCTATCAGGTACAGTGGGCTGGCCGGGTATGCCCAGGATGTCCTGGATGTCATTGACGCTCTTGAATTGCAAAAAGTCACATTCGTAGGTCACTCGGTCAGCGGTATGATTGGGTTATTGGCTTCCATTCAGGACCCCAGGCCCTTCGATTCCCTTATTATGCTGGGACCTTCTCCCTGCTACCTGAATGATCCGCCTCACTACGCTGGCGGCTTTGATAGAAGCGCGCTCGAAGGTCTGATTGAATTGATGGAGAAAAATTACATACAGTGGGCGAGCATGCTTGCTCCTATCATTATGCAAAATCCGGATCGTCCGCATCTAGCGGAAGAGTTGGAAGAAAGCTTCTGCTCTACCGATCCTGTTATTGCCGGCAACTTTGCCAGGGCCACCTTCTTCTCCGACAATCGGCAGGATCTTCCCAAGGCGACCGTTCCATCGCTTATATTGCAATGTGCGGAGGATGCCATCGCTCCAAGGCAAGTAGGCGAATATATGCATCGCCACATGCCCGGCAGCGACATTCAATTCATGCAGGCTACAGGGCACTGCCCGCATTTGAGTCATCCTGAGGAAACGGCAGCATTGATCAAAGACTATCTTCGTAAGCTTCATCGTTAG
- a CDS encoding SDR family oxidoreductase — MKTKTVLITGASSGIGKAFAELFAKLGYRVILASRNEEKLKELARQLQNHYNVSTIAIPVDLAQSNGAVLLHERLNDQDIKIDVLINNAGIGSFGLLHEQDVRSELEMLQLNVQSLSHLMMLFLPDMVKRGSGRILNMGSTTSFYACPLSANYSASKAFVLSLTESVANELQGTGVTVTALCPGATGTEFFRSAKMDGQKVADPKALMNPETVAKIGYKALMSGKTYVVPGFQNWLLTQAPRLFPRRFVTKITRGVLEQKL, encoded by the coding sequence ATGAAAACAAAAACCGTCCTGATTACTGGCGCATCCAGCGGAATTGGCAAGGCATTCGCGGAATTGTTCGCCAAGCTTGGCTATCGCGTCATTCTGGCATCCCGCAACGAGGAGAAGCTTAAGGAGCTTGCTCGGCAGCTGCAGAACCATTACAACGTGTCCACGATTGCGATACCCGTTGACCTGGCTCAGAGCAATGGCGCCGTCCTGCTCCACGAACGACTGAACGATCAAGACATCAAGATCGACGTACTCATCAATAATGCTGGAATCGGCTCCTTCGGACTGCTGCATGAACAGGACGTACGCTCCGAGCTTGAGATGCTGCAGCTCAACGTCCAATCGCTCTCCCACCTTATGATGCTGTTCCTCCCAGACATGGTGAAACGCGGAAGTGGGCGCATCCTCAACATGGGCTCGACGACATCGTTTTATGCTTGCCCGCTCAGCGCCAATTATTCTGCCTCCAAGGCATTCGTACTCTCGCTCACGGAATCCGTCGCGAACGAGCTGCAAGGGACAGGCGTCACTGTCACCGCGTTGTGCCCTGGAGCCACGGGAACCGAGTTTTTCCGAAGCGCGAAGATGGATGGACAGAAGGTTGCCGACCCCAAAGCGCTCATGAACCCGGAGACCGTTGCAAAGATCGGGTACAAGGCGCTGATGAGCGGCAAAACGTACGTCGTTCCCGGCTTCCAGAACTGGCTGCTCACACAAGCGCCGCGTCTGTTCCCACGAAGGTTTGTCACCAAGATCACGCGCGGCGTTCTCGAGCAGAAGCTGTAA
- a CDS encoding helix-turn-helix domain-containing protein, protein MTIDLLGGKWKLMILWYLIEGRKRFTELKKSIPNITQKILTEQLRELESSNIISRKVYSTVPATVEYAMTKYGESLIPVINVLCDWTKQYASENHIELHEQG, encoded by the coding sequence CTGACTATAGACTTATTAGGCGGGAAATGGAAGTTAATGATTCTCTGGTATCTCATTGAAGGAAGAAAAAGATTTACGGAGTTGAAAAAATCCATACCGAATATCACTCAGAAAATTCTTACTGAACAGCTTAGAGAGCTTGAGAGCAGCAATATTATTTCGAGAAAAGTTTATTCCACTGTTCCAGCTACAGTAGAGTATGCGATGACTAAATATGGAGAGAGTTTAATTCCTGTAATCAACGTATTATGTGATTGGACCAAACAGTATGCTAGTGAAAATCATATAGAACTACATGAACAAGGATAG
- a CDS encoding ABC transporter ATP-binding protein, which produces MFTVNDLTRAYPGGRGIQGLNLTVQAGEVVALLGPNGAGKTTALQAMAGWIRTDRGEACWNGASVAEQPERTRPYMGLMIGEPSPYLYLTGYDYLRCYHKLYPGVDEARIRETLELVGMTRHWNLKIKKYSTGMKQRLELASVLIHRPKLLLLDEPFSGMDIEGRREMASLLRGLVSDTGLSVIVSSHQVHDIEDWMTHACIVNEGRHISTAGVVQIRESFGGVEDYYLHHLARERGEAI; this is translated from the coding sequence ATGTTTACAGTAAACGATCTGACGAGGGCCTACCCCGGCGGTCGCGGCATCCAAGGGCTGAACCTCACCGTGCAAGCCGGTGAGGTGGTCGCCTTATTGGGGCCGAACGGCGCAGGGAAGACGACGGCGCTGCAGGCCATGGCCGGCTGGATACGGACTGACCGCGGGGAAGCGTGCTGGAATGGCGCTTCCGTCGCGGAGCAGCCGGAGCGGACGAGGCCGTACATGGGCCTCATGATTGGAGAGCCGTCCCCGTACCTCTATCTCACGGGGTATGATTATTTGCGATGCTACCACAAGCTATATCCGGGTGTTGACGAAGCGCGCATCCGGGAGACGCTGGAGCTGGTGGGCATGACGAGGCACTGGAACCTGAAGATCAAAAAATATTCCACCGGTATGAAGCAGCGGCTTGAGCTGGCCAGCGTCCTGATCCATAGGCCTAAGCTTCTGCTGCTCGATGAGCCCTTCTCAGGCATGGACATCGAGGGCAGGCGAGAGATGGCTTCTCTATTGCGCGGCCTTGTAAGCGACACGGGCTTGAGCGTCATCGTGTCGTCCCATCAGGTGCATGATATCGAGGACTGGATGACGCATGCTTGCATCGTGAACGAGGGACGTCATATCTCTACAGCGGGCGTTGTACAGATTCGAGAGTCGTTTGGGGGCGTGGAGGACTATTATTTGCATCATCTCGCACGGGAGAGGGGCGAGGCTATATGA